In one window of Fibrobacterota bacterium DNA:
- a CDS encoding methyltransferase domain-containing protein → MIMEDIELVRKLHAKYQFRAPVVDLGGLESPNVAQYQISMRKALEVDAGGRKVKVPHPEQRDRYVQIERPWSFLDPLYRALNPEYGHPPIEELPQGFPDHFGMAIMVSVFEHVENPYKVSDAVYRILKPGGYLFNSAPFLFPYHPSPEDNFRYSPKALERIHRESGFEYIEGGFHAVFRSSDGIGDTNAERYLDPQAMTFSYALVRKPL, encoded by the coding sequence ATGATCATGGAAGACATCGAACTGGTCCGTAAGCTCCATGCCAAATACCAATTCCGCGCGCCGGTCGTGGATTTGGGAGGGCTGGAGTCGCCCAACGTGGCGCAATACCAGATCTCCATGCGCAAGGCCCTGGAAGTGGATGCGGGCGGCCGGAAGGTGAAGGTGCCGCATCCCGAACAACGCGATCGTTACGTGCAAATCGAACGCCCGTGGTCCTTCCTCGATCCCTTGTACCGCGCCTTGAATCCCGAATACGGCCATCCGCCCATCGAGGAGCTGCCGCAAGGCTTCCCGGACCATTTCGGGATGGCCATCATGGTTTCCGTCTTCGAGCACGTGGAGAATCCTTACAAGGTTTCCGACGCGGTATACCGCATCCTCAAGCCCGGCGGCTACCTATTCAACTCCGCGCCCTTCCTATTCCCCTACCATCCTTCGCCCGAGGATAACTTCCGATATTCCCCGAAGGCGTTGGAACGCATCCATCGCGAAAGCGGATTCGAATACATCGAAGGCGGCTTCCACGCGGTATTCCGATCGTCGGATGGGATAGGGGACACTAATGCGGAACGGTACCTGGATCCGCAGGCGATGACCTTTTCCTACGCCTTGGTGCGCAAGCCGCTTTAA
- a CDS encoding glycosyltransferase family 2 protein produces the protein MIDCLFTVSCRTPTRKDIILKSLESFFANTDLSRVRTYLIVDGGEDVSGAFPFDYVMRHKESVGITLSINSGIALIKAKDAYYIREARNQRASLKSDIISYHQDDLIYSKGWLDKCLEAFQRYPQVCFVSGWKNDHSDHPVTRQDGDFMIKLTLSGQHLMALKSYWYSIDPMTMLYGWNAGIVPYEAHRGGPESPFEERGNPGPNRKCSRFDWYLMIDNPRSPVLSGRFNVALDVIRNIGKENSTWQNG, from the coding sequence ATGATCGATTGCCTGTTCACCGTCTCCTGCCGCACGCCTACCCGTAAGGACATCATCTTGAAGTCCCTGGAAAGCTTCTTCGCCAACACCGATCTGTCCCGGGTGCGCACCTACCTGATCGTGGACGGCGGCGAGGACGTTAGCGGGGCCTTTCCGTTCGACTACGTGATGCGCCACAAGGAATCGGTCGGGATCACGTTATCCATCAACTCGGGAATCGCCCTCATCAAGGCCAAGGATGCCTATTACATACGCGAGGCCCGCAACCAACGGGCATCCCTGAAAAGCGACATCATAAGTTACCACCAGGACGACTTGATCTACTCCAAAGGCTGGTTGGACAAATGCCTGGAGGCCTTTCAGCGCTATCCGCAGGTTTGCTTCGTCTCGGGGTGGAAGAACGATCATAGCGATCATCCCGTCACGCGCCAGGACGGGGATTTCATGATCAAGCTCACCTTGTCGGGCCAGCACCTCATGGCCCTCAAGAGCTATTGGTATTCGATCGATCCAATGACCATGCTTTATGGTTGGAACGCGGGGATCGTCCCCTACGAGGCCCATCGCGGCGGCCCGGAAAGCCCTTTCGAAGAACGCGGCAACCCCGGCCCCAACCGCAAATGCAGCCGCTTCGATTGGTACCTGATGATCGACAATCCCCGCTCGCCGGTGCTGTCGGGTCGCTTCAACGTGGCTCTGGACGTGATCCGGAACATCGGCAAAGAGAACAGCACCTGGCAGAACGGCTGA
- a CDS encoding SDR family NAD(P)-dependent oxidoreductase codes for MEFKNLKVLVTGADGFIGSHLTEALTEAGHKVRALAYYNSFNGWGWLDRLPKAALDSIEVRTGDVRDFHCVKDAMQGCDAVFHLAALISIPYSYQAPESYVDTNVKGTLNVLQAARELKVKRVVHTSTSEVYGTARYVPIDEKHPLIGQSPYSASKIGADQMAVAYHASFGVPVCIVRPFNTYGPRQSARAVIPTIITQIAAGARRIRLGALDTTRDFNFVADTVAGFIAAAAADGAVGETINIGSGFEVSIRDTAALIARLLKKEIEIENDAERMRPEASEVFRLLADNSKARELLGWSPAYGGLDGFERGLTKTIAWFSRPENLAAYKAGIYNL; via the coding sequence ATGGAATTCAAAAACCTGAAGGTGCTCGTCACCGGCGCCGATGGATTCATCGGATCCCATCTCACCGAAGCCCTGACGGAAGCCGGCCATAAGGTGCGGGCGCTGGCCTATTACAACTCCTTCAACGGCTGGGGCTGGCTGGATCGATTGCCCAAGGCCGCCTTGGACTCCATCGAGGTGCGCACCGGCGACGTGCGGGACTTCCATTGCGTCAAGGACGCGATGCAGGGTTGCGATGCGGTCTTCCATCTGGCGGCGCTGATTTCCATCCCCTATTCCTACCAGGCGCCGGAAAGCTACGTCGATACCAACGTGAAAGGCACCTTGAACGTGCTGCAGGCGGCGCGCGAATTGAAGGTGAAGCGCGTGGTGCATACCTCCACCAGCGAGGTCTACGGGACGGCGCGTTACGTGCCCATCGACGAAAAGCACCCGTTGATCGGCCAATCGCCGTATTCGGCTTCGAAGATCGGGGCGGATCAGATGGCGGTGGCCTACCATGCGTCCTTCGGCGTCCCGGTATGCATCGTCCGGCCTTTCAATACCTACGGGCCGCGGCAATCGGCGCGCGCGGTCATCCCGACCATCATCACCCAGATCGCCGCGGGCGCCCGTCGCATCCGGCTGGGAGCCTTGGATACCACGCGGGACTTCAACTTCGTGGCCGACACGGTGGCCGGTTTCATCGCCGCGGCCGCCGCCGATGGGGCGGTGGGCGAGACGATCAACATCGGGAGCGGTTTCGAGGTTAGCATCCGGGATACCGCGGCTTTGATCGCGCGCTTGCTGAAAAAGGAAATCGAGATCGAGAACGATGCCGAGCGCATGCGGCCCGAAGCCAGCGAGGTGTTCCGGCTGCTTGCCGACAATTCCAAGGCCAGGGAACTGCTGGGCTGGTCACCCGCCTATGGCGGGCTGGACGGCTTCGAGCGGGGACTTACCAAGACTATCGCATGGTTCTCCCGGCCCGAAAACCTGGCCGCCTATAAGGCCGGGATTTACAACTTATGA
- a CDS encoding LegC family aminotransferase, translating to MSVPAPGAAAPGTAPDASGILAAVRRATGRERIPALHEPIFRGRESEYLQDCLTTTLVSSVGPYVDRFEVMLAEITGAGRAVATVNGTAALHVCLLLAGVRPGDEVIIPTLTFVATANAVSYCGAVPHLADANFDDMGIDAAALRAYLAGATEIHQGECRNRGTGRRIRAVVPMHTFGHPSDLDALAAVCADFRLVLIEDAAEALGSRYRGRHVGNHGSMSSLSFNGNKIVTTGGGGAILTNDPELGRQAKHITTTAKLPHPWAFRHDQIGFNYRMPNLNAALGCAQLERLSEFLAAKRSLAKAYRDAFAGMPGLRFVDGPAGTESNFWLNAIMLDEEQAGLRDVILELAMEHGVAMRPAWVPMHQMPIYAACPRMVLRTADSLARRILNLPSGAGLGTD from the coding sequence ATGAGCGTGCCGGCCCCCGGGGCCGCCGCGCCCGGAACCGCTCCGGACGCGTCCGGCATCCTCGCCGCCGTTCGCCGGGCGACGGGACGCGAGCGCATTCCCGCATTGCACGAGCCTATCTTCCGGGGACGGGAATCGGAATACCTCCAGGACTGCCTGACGACCACTTTGGTTTCCTCGGTGGGCCCGTACGTGGATCGGTTCGAGGTCATGCTGGCCGAGATCACCGGCGCGGGGCGGGCGGTGGCGACCGTAAATGGCACGGCCGCCTTGCACGTTTGCCTACTGCTGGCGGGCGTACGTCCCGGGGACGAAGTCATCATCCCGACCCTTACCTTCGTGGCCACCGCCAACGCCGTTTCTTATTGCGGAGCGGTCCCCCATTTGGCCGATGCCAACTTCGACGATATGGGGATAGACGCCGCCGCGCTACGCGCCTACTTGGCGGGAGCGACGGAAATCCATCAAGGCGAATGCCGCAATCGGGGGACGGGGCGCCGCATCCGGGCCGTGGTTCCCATGCATACCTTCGGGCATCCCTCCGATCTGGATGCGTTGGCCGCGGTGTGCGCCGATTTCCGGTTGGTCTTGATCGAAGATGCGGCCGAGGCTCTCGGTTCGCGCTATCGCGGCCGCCACGTCGGCAACCACGGATCGATGTCGTCGCTCAGCTTCAACGGCAACAAAATCGTGACCACGGGCGGGGGCGGGGCCATTCTCACTAATGACCCCGAATTGGGACGGCAGGCCAAGCACATCACGACCACCGCCAAGCTTCCCCACCCATGGGCTTTCCGCCATGATCAGATCGGCTTCAATTACCGCATGCCCAACCTTAATGCCGCCCTGGGTTGCGCCCAACTGGAACGGCTTTCGGAATTCCTAGCCGCCAAGCGGTCCCTCGCGAAGGCCTATCGCGATGCCTTCGCCGGCATGCCCGGGCTCCGCTTCGTCGACGGGCCGGCGGGGACGGAAAGCAATTTCTGGCTCAACGCCATTATGCTCGACGAGGAGCAGGCAGGATTGCGCGACGTGATCCTGGAGTTGGCGATGGAGCATGGCGTCGCTATGCGTCCGGCCTGGGTCCCGATGCACCAGATGCCGATCTATGCCGCATGCCCGCGCATGGTTTTGCGGACCGCGGATAGCCTCGCGCGCCGTATCCTCAACTTGCCCAGCGGGGCCGGCTTGGGAACCGACTGA
- a CDS encoding GNAT family N-acetyltransferase, with product MGWSVREDWDPQGAPDIYFTRAYADLYRTSHSLPLLFEYGEGGKIFRLPYLESSVRAYLPDADPTWKDMETPYGYGGWWSTSADSAFLASAGRALESACRERGIIAAFIRFHPLLGNHEPGIGFRVIADRETVCMDLQDTDPWRNQVSQKNRNMIRKAEKAGVAFEVDEGFGELEAFAGLYAATMERLEATASYRFDAGYFTGMAKALRGHGFLAHCRHQGAIVASAAIMHWGPYGHYHLSGSLREAQSLAPNNLLLYRCALELQARGCRVFHLGGGTTTDPGDPLLKFKQAFSPGTRRFHFGMRVFDESAYARVRELWALTHDGNAGGARVLFYKE from the coding sequence ATGGGTTGGTCGGTCCGCGAGGATTGGGATCCGCAAGGGGCGCCGGACATTTACTTCACGCGCGCCTATGCCGATCTTTATCGCACGTCGCATTCGCTTCCGCTTCTCTTCGAGTATGGCGAGGGGGGGAAGATTTTCCGGTTGCCCTACCTGGAGTCTTCGGTGCGGGCTTACCTTCCCGATGCCGATCCGACTTGGAAGGACATGGAAACCCCTTACGGATACGGGGGATGGTGGTCCACCAGCGCGGATTCCGCTTTCCTGGCCTCCGCCGGACGCGCCTTGGAATCGGCCTGCCGGGAACGCGGCATCATCGCCGCCTTCATCCGCTTCCATCCCTTGTTGGGGAACCATGAACCGGGGATCGGGTTCCGCGTGATCGCCGATCGCGAAACCGTGTGCATGGATTTGCAGGATACGGATCCGTGGCGGAACCAGGTTTCCCAGAAGAACCGGAACATGATCCGCAAAGCTGAAAAGGCCGGCGTAGCCTTCGAGGTCGACGAAGGCTTCGGGGAACTGGAGGCCTTCGCGGGGTTGTACGCAGCGACCATGGAGCGTCTGGAAGCGACGGCATCGTATCGATTCGACGCGGGCTATTTCACCGGCATGGCGAAGGCGTTGCGCGGGCATGGTTTCCTGGCGCATTGCCGCCACCAAGGCGCCATCGTCGCCTCCGCCGCCATCATGCACTGGGGGCCGTATGGCCATTACCATCTTTCGGGAAGCTTACGGGAAGCGCAGAGCTTGGCCCCCAACAATCTGCTGCTCTATCGCTGCGCCCTGGAATTGCAGGCGCGCGGTTGCCGGGTGTTCCACTTGGGCGGCGGCACGACGACGGATCCCGGGGATCCCTTGCTCAAGTTCAAGCAGGCCTTTTCCCCGGGCACGCGGCGTTTCCATTTCGGAATGCGCGTATTCGACGAATCGGCCTATGCGCGGGTGCGGGAGCTTTGGGCTTTGACGCATGACGGGAATGCGGGCGGGGCCCGCGTGCTGTTTTACAAGGAATGA
- the neuB gene encoding N-acetylneuraminate synthase, which produces MTFPARGVFIIAEAGVNHNGSLDLALRLVDAAAEAGADAVKFQTFKTEKILTRSAPSAAYQERNVGGGKTQFDMIKELELSYADFRRVQDHCGRRGIRFLSTPDEEESLDFLDSIGMDLIKVGSGEVENVPFLRKVGAKRKDVILSTGMSDLGEVERAYHTLLAAGAKSVALLHCTTNYPCPMDEVNLKAMLTLKGAFKTRVGYSDHTDGIEVSLAAVALGARILEKHFTLDKSMPGPDHKASLDLSQLKEMVRCARNVEGCLGDGVKRPAASEREIAPAVKKSIVAKRAVSRGESFGEENLTVKRAGGKGVSAAHWDLVLGRKAQRAYAEDECIEL; this is translated from the coding sequence ATGACCTTTCCTGCGCGAGGGGTATTCATCATCGCCGAAGCGGGCGTGAACCACAACGGGTCCTTGGATCTCGCGCTTCGCCTGGTAGACGCGGCCGCGGAAGCCGGCGCGGATGCGGTGAAATTCCAGACTTTCAAGACCGAGAAGATCCTGACCCGGTCCGCGCCTTCGGCGGCCTATCAGGAACGGAACGTTGGCGGCGGTAAAACGCAATTCGACATGATCAAGGAGCTGGAACTCTCCTACGCCGATTTCCGCCGCGTCCAGGACCATTGCGGCCGGCGCGGCATCCGCTTCTTATCCACCCCGGACGAAGAAGAGAGCTTGGACTTCCTGGATTCCATCGGCATGGATCTGATCAAGGTGGGCTCCGGCGAGGTGGAAAACGTTCCCTTCTTGCGGAAGGTGGGGGCCAAGCGCAAGGACGTGATCCTTTCGACCGGTATGTCGGACCTGGGCGAGGTGGAAAGGGCTTATCATACTTTGCTTGCGGCGGGCGCGAAATCGGTGGCCTTGCTGCATTGCACCACCAATTATCCTTGTCCAATGGACGAGGTGAACCTGAAGGCCATGCTGACCTTGAAGGGCGCTTTCAAAACGCGGGTGGGATATTCGGACCATACCGACGGGATAGAAGTGTCCCTGGCCGCGGTCGCCCTCGGGGCCCGCATCCTAGAGAAGCATTTCACCCTGGACAAGTCCATGCCCGGGCCCGATCACAAGGCCAGTCTGGACCTTTCCCAACTGAAGGAAATGGTGCGCTGCGCGCGCAACGTCGAGGGCTGCCTGGGCGACGGCGTCAAACGCCCGGCGGCAAGCGAACGGGAGATCGCCCCCGCGGTGAAGAAATCCATCGTCGCCAAGCGCGCTGTTTCCCGCGGCGAATCGTTCGGCGAGGAAAACCTGACCGTGAAGCGGGCGGGCGGAAAGGGCGTTTCGGCGGCCCATTGGGACCTGGTGCTGGGGCGTAAGGCGCAACGGGCTTATGCCGAGGATGAATGCATCGAACTGTAA
- the neuC gene encoding UDP-N-acetylglucosamine 2-epimerase (hydrolyzing), translating to MLQNIAVLTTNRSEYGLLRPLLNGLAGDRRFNLRLLVGGSHLLSEFGNTVNGIRADGFAIAREIPFLSSHPVPAPEAIALAKLSDQLGRYFAESKPDALVLLGDRYELLAAAAVALVMDVPIAHVSGGDVTEGAIDNQVRHALTKLAHLHFPATETYKRNLLAMGEEEWRITVSGEPGLDELASGNCLPRIDLFRSLGIPSDAQVILATFHPETIANAITPDFVGSVAESLLNATPYHLLFTAANFDPGGREINARAGSLALGNPRVTYLPSLGSERYRSMLRYAALMLGNSSSGLVEAQTFALPVLDVGKRQQGRLANANVIHVAADPEAVLAAVPAALAPAFRKRIQGLPNLYGDGHAVPRILEALAAADPSKLALKKSVFRG from the coding sequence ATGCTCCAGAACATCGCCGTATTGACCACCAATCGTTCGGAATACGGTTTGTTGCGGCCCCTGCTCAACGGGCTTGCCGGCGATAGGCGCTTTAACCTTCGCCTTCTCGTGGGCGGGTCCCATTTGCTTTCCGAGTTCGGAAACACGGTGAACGGCATCCGCGCGGATGGGTTCGCCATCGCCCGGGAAATCCCCTTCCTCTCCTCCCATCCGGTTCCCGCCCCGGAGGCTATCGCCTTGGCCAAGCTTTCCGATCAGCTGGGCCGGTACTTCGCGGAATCCAAGCCGGATGCATTGGTTCTGCTTGGCGATCGCTATGAGTTGCTCGCCGCCGCCGCCGTGGCCTTGGTGATGGATGTGCCCATCGCGCATGTTTCCGGCGGCGACGTCACGGAAGGAGCCATCGACAATCAGGTGAGGCATGCCCTCACCAAGCTGGCCCATCTCCACTTCCCCGCCACCGAAACCTATAAGCGGAATCTGCTGGCCATGGGAGAGGAGGAATGGCGCATCACGGTCTCGGGGGAACCCGGCTTGGACGAACTCGCATCCGGAAACTGCCTGCCGCGGATCGACCTTTTCCGGAGCCTGGGCATTCCGTCCGACGCCCAAGTTATTTTGGCCACCTTTCATCCGGAAACCATCGCCAATGCCATTACGCCGGATTTTGTGGGCTCGGTAGCCGAAAGCCTGCTGAACGCCACGCCCTACCATCTGCTTTTCACAGCCGCCAATTTCGATCCCGGGGGCCGGGAAATCAACGCCCGCGCCGGGAGTTTGGCCTTAGGTAACCCACGCGTTACCTATCTCCCCAGCCTGGGGTCCGAGCGGTATCGTTCCATGCTTCGCTACGCGGCCCTCATGTTGGGCAACTCTTCCAGCGGCCTGGTGGAGGCGCAAACCTTCGCTTTGCCCGTACTGGACGTGGGTAAAAGGCAGCAAGGCCGTCTCGCCAACGCCAACGTAATCCACGTCGCCGCCGATCCTGAGGCCGTCCTGGCGGCGGTGCCGGCGGCCTTGGCCCCCGCATTCCGGAAACGGATCCAGGGCCTCCCCAATTTATACGGGGACGGGCATGCCGTTCCCCGCATCCTGGAAGCCCTGGCCGCGGCCGATCCGTCCAAACTGGCCTTGAAGAAAAGCGTTTTCCGGGGATGA
- a CDS encoding SDR family oxidoreductase yields MMGSLFDLTGKVAVVTGGAGLIGRQAVSALRAHGAKVYIAELDTERAKAVIASPGFEGVECVPLDITDPGSVAAMTRDLCEREGGIDFLMNNAYPRTADWGALFEDIKPESWRQNVDMHMNGYFLCCQIVGEAMRKRRSGSILNMGSIYGMVGPDFNLYKGTPLTNAAAYSAIKGGLINFTRYLASYYGPHGVRVNSLSPGGIEDGQSESFLRNYASRCPMGRMGRPEELAGAIVFLASDAASYLTGHNLVVDGGWTAI; encoded by the coding sequence ATGATGGGATCGCTTTTCGATTTGACCGGCAAAGTGGCGGTGGTAACCGGCGGGGCGGGCCTGATCGGACGGCAAGCGGTCTCCGCCTTGCGAGCCCACGGCGCCAAGGTGTACATCGCCGAACTCGATACGGAACGGGCCAAAGCAGTCATCGCCTCTCCCGGATTCGAAGGCGTGGAATGCGTTCCGTTGGACATCACCGATCCCGGCTCCGTCGCGGCCATGACCCGCGATCTTTGCGAGCGCGAGGGAGGCATCGACTTTCTGATGAACAACGCTTATCCCCGCACCGCCGATTGGGGCGCGCTGTTCGAGGACATCAAGCCCGAATCCTGGCGCCAGAACGTCGACATGCATATGAACGGCTACTTCCTGTGTTGCCAGATCGTGGGCGAGGCCATGCGCAAGCGCCGCTCGGGGTCGATCCTGAACATGGGATCCATTTACGGGATGGTCGGGCCGGATTTCAACTTGTACAAAGGGACTCCCCTGACCAATGCGGCCGCCTATTCCGCCATCAAGGGCGGCCTGATCAATTTTACGCGCTACCTGGCGTCCTACTACGGCCCTCACGGGGTGCGCGTCAACAGCTTGAGCCCCGGAGGCATCGAGGACGGCCAATCGGAAAGTTTCCTGCGCAACTACGCTTCCCGCTGCCCCATGGGACGCATGGGCCGGCCCGAGGAATTGGCAGGCGCCATCGTGTTTCTGGCTTCGGATGCGGCCAGCTACCTTACCGGGCACAACTTGGTCGTCGATGGCGGCTGGACCGCGATCTAA
- a CDS encoding nucleotidyltransferase family protein: MIWKPNTAPAQATLTLEADAAITAESNLEQALEELVSLKDKTIKSGWEKINVNSHQILFIVDPEGKILGSVSDGDVRRWVLADRSLNDPLAKIMNREPIVCSETDSRERIKLVMLKRSVNCVPILDRAGVIKKVVTWQSLIRGETAKAQKKTSSAKGTPTVIIAGGFGTRLAPFTKVLPKPLIPIGDKPILEHIMDRFQSFGADEFFLSLNYKANMIKAYFNEAGGDQKIHYVLEDKPLGTAGSLSLLKGKLLRDFFVSNCDILVDADYGDMLDFHHHNENAITMVCSMKHSRIPYGVVELNKGGTLKTLHEKPEYDHLVNTGMYIVSPAMLALVPNGTFFHFTDLIEKAKDLGHKIGVYPITEGAWVDIGQLEDYQAALSKLTA, from the coding sequence ATGATTTGGAAACCGAATACCGCACCTGCGCAAGCCACCCTCACCCTGGAAGCGGATGCGGCGATTACCGCGGAGAGCAATCTGGAACAAGCCTTAGAAGAGTTGGTTTCCCTCAAGGACAAGACCATCAAGTCCGGCTGGGAGAAAATCAACGTCAACAGCCACCAAATCCTGTTCATCGTCGATCCGGAAGGGAAAATCCTGGGATCGGTTTCGGACGGGGACGTGCGCCGTTGGGTGCTGGCGGATCGCAGCCTGAACGATCCCCTGGCGAAGATCATGAACCGCGAGCCCATCGTATGCTCGGAAACCGATAGCCGCGAGCGGATCAAGCTGGTCATGCTGAAGCGCAGCGTGAATTGCGTTCCCATCCTCGATCGGGCCGGCGTCATCAAGAAAGTGGTGACCTGGCAATCGCTGATCCGCGGCGAAACCGCGAAGGCGCAGAAAAAAACGTCGTCGGCCAAGGGCACTCCCACCGTGATCATCGCCGGCGGCTTCGGCACGCGTCTGGCCCCCTTCACCAAGGTCCTTCCCAAACCCCTCATCCCCATCGGGGACAAGCCCATCCTCGAGCATATCATGGATCGGTTCCAGTCCTTCGGGGCCGATGAATTCTTCCTTTCGCTTAACTATAAGGCGAACATGATCAAGGCCTACTTCAACGAAGCGGGCGGCGATCAGAAGATCCATTACGTCCTGGAGGACAAGCCCCTCGGCACCGCCGGGTCGCTGTCCTTGCTCAAAGGCAAGCTGTTGCGCGACTTTTTCGTGTCCAATTGCGATATCCTCGTGGACGCCGATTACGGCGACATGCTCGATTTCCACCATCATAACGAAAACGCCATCACCATGGTTTGCTCGATGAAGCATTCGCGCATTCCTTACGGCGTGGTAGAGCTGAACAAAGGCGGGACCCTTAAAACCCTGCACGAGAAACCCGAGTACGACCATCTGGTCAACACGGGGATGTACATCGTGAGCCCGGCCATGCTGGCCCTTGTACCCAACGGGACGTTCTTCCATTTTACCGACCTGATCGAGAAGGCGAAGGATCTTGGCCACAAGATCGGCGTTTACCCGATCACCGAAGGCGCCTGGGTGGACATCGGGCAGCTCGAAGATTACCAGGCCGCCCTCAGCAAGTTGACCGCTTAG
- a CDS encoding class I SAM-dependent methyltransferase codes for MLDKLDTLETCQLCGGREFLGLNGIVFKPDPLKATFKLRDEDTGWHICRRCSFVFQNPRLNRGFVEEFYGRSDYHQGKEIVEGQINHTLLSLARRELYLGLNGINIAATRNATCLDFGCGTGGALNFLAERGNEVWGVELDRREVEFGRKHYRINFVHNVKEIPEATRFDFIFTHHCLEHMYDPNDFFAYASRALKPGGLLMISLPTWRYSDTMKFINGFDISDNSMFDHVSLAGFLNKYGLFQFSHMYQNADDFELVALARKSPRKNHYVVNLEESLAELYGNVAKRHADRLAEGTPAANPIIVRM; via the coding sequence ATGTTGGATAAGTTGGATACGCTGGAAACTTGTCAATTGTGCGGAGGCCGGGAGTTCCTGGGCCTGAACGGGATCGTCTTCAAGCCCGACCCCCTCAAAGCCACCTTCAAGCTGCGCGATGAGGATACCGGTTGGCATATTTGCCGCCGTTGCTCCTTCGTCTTCCAGAATCCGCGCCTCAATCGTGGTTTCGTAGAAGAGTTTTACGGCCGTTCCGATTATCACCAGGGGAAAGAGATCGTCGAAGGGCAGATCAACCACACCCTGCTTTCCCTGGCCCGCCGCGAGCTCTACCTGGGGCTGAACGGGATCAATATCGCCGCGACGCGGAACGCCACCTGCCTGGACTTCGGGTGCGGAACCGGAGGCGCCCTCAATTTCCTGGCCGAACGCGGCAACGAGGTGTGGGGCGTGGAGTTGGATCGCCGCGAGGTGGAATTCGGCCGCAAGCATTACCGAATCAATTTCGTGCACAACGTGAAGGAGATCCCCGAAGCGACGCGCTTCGATTTCATCTTCACCCACCACTGCCTAGAACATATGTACGATCCGAACGACTTTTTCGCGTATGCCTCGCGCGCCTTGAAGCCGGGCGGCCTCTTGATGATCTCCTTGCCGACCTGGCGCTATTCGGATACCATGAAGTTCATCAACGGGTTCGACATCTCGGACAATAGCATGTTCGACCACGTGTCCTTGGCCGGCTTCCTGAACAAGTACGGCCTGTTCCAATTTTCCCACATGTACCAGAATGCCGACGATTTCGAACTCGTGGCGCTGGCCCGCAAGTCGCCCAGGAAGAACCACTACGTCGTCAACCTGGAAGAGTCCCTGGCGGAACTCTACGGCAACGTGGCCAAGCGCCACGCCGATCGCCTCGCCGAGGGAACTCCCGCCGCCAACCCGATCATCGTCCGGATGTAA